In a genomic window of Paraburkholderia phenazinium:
- a CDS encoding FAD-dependent oxidoreductase — MNRRSLLKGVAALPVLATTSTFADTPSAVSKAGRVRPSDPAWPKANEWESLSRAVGGNLLQPTTIWQACAEAPRSPTCLARLKEARNPIALGDDPGGTQVSGWLDAWTPNASAYAVAARSTADVVAGVNFVRQHNLRMVVKGGGHSYLGGSNAVDSLLIWTRAMNRIELHDAFVPSGCTTPPTPAVTVEAGCMWIDVYTAVTTQVGRYVQGGGCTSVGVAGLVQGGGFGSFSKRYGLAAASLLQAEIVTADGVVRTVNASQEPDLFWALKGGGGGTFGVVTRITLQTHDLPENFGWALFEVKASSRDAYRRLVEQLVDYYAEHLFSPQWGEKLVFQSDGIRVAMACQGLSNEQAKSAWAPFIAWVRAVPADFTFSEAPHIGASPARRWWDIEANPGLVPDPRPEAPSNHGWWRGDGDEVSLFLHGYESQWLPATLLAPAQRGRLAEALMEAAQFQAVELHLNKGLAGAPPEVNEQARQCAMNPSVADAFALMITAAGGPPPFAGLPIAPPDMAQAHRNAEGVAKAAAVLKALSPQSGAYISETDFFRGDWREAFWGPHYARLKAIKDRYDPAGFFFVHHGVGSEDWSPDGFTPVRS; from the coding sequence ATGAACAGACGAAGCCTTCTAAAAGGAGTTGCCGCGCTGCCCGTCCTTGCCACCACCTCGACCTTCGCCGATACGCCTTCCGCCGTGTCTAAAGCGGGCCGCGTGCGGCCCAGCGATCCCGCCTGGCCGAAAGCGAATGAATGGGAGTCGCTGAGTCGAGCGGTGGGCGGAAATCTGTTGCAACCCACGACGATCTGGCAGGCCTGCGCGGAAGCGCCCCGCTCGCCCACCTGCCTCGCCCGCCTCAAGGAAGCGCGCAACCCGATCGCTCTCGGCGACGATCCCGGCGGCACCCAGGTTTCCGGCTGGCTCGACGCATGGACGCCCAACGCGAGCGCCTACGCAGTGGCGGCCCGTTCTACCGCAGACGTGGTTGCGGGCGTCAATTTCGTCCGTCAACACAATTTGCGCATGGTCGTGAAAGGCGGCGGCCACAGTTACCTTGGCGGTTCGAACGCGGTGGATTCTCTTCTGATCTGGACCCGTGCGATGAACCGTATCGAGCTGCATGACGCTTTCGTTCCATCAGGCTGCACGACACCCCCGACGCCGGCTGTGACCGTAGAAGCAGGTTGCATGTGGATCGATGTCTACACCGCCGTCACCACCCAGGTGGGACGATACGTCCAGGGCGGCGGCTGTACGAGCGTGGGCGTAGCCGGCCTCGTCCAGGGCGGCGGTTTCGGATCGTTCTCGAAGCGCTACGGACTGGCGGCCGCGAGCCTGCTCCAGGCCGAGATCGTCACCGCCGACGGCGTGGTCCGCACGGTCAACGCATCGCAGGAGCCCGATCTTTTCTGGGCGCTGAAAGGCGGAGGTGGCGGCACGTTTGGCGTGGTGACCAGGATCACCTTGCAGACCCACGACCTGCCCGAGAACTTCGGCTGGGCGCTGTTCGAGGTCAAGGCGTCATCACGCGACGCTTACCGGCGACTGGTCGAACAGCTCGTCGATTACTATGCCGAACACCTTTTCAGCCCCCAATGGGGCGAGAAGCTTGTTTTTCAAAGCGACGGAATTCGCGTGGCGATGGCGTGTCAGGGGCTGAGCAACGAACAGGCTAAATCGGCCTGGGCACCCTTCATCGCCTGGGTGCGCGCCGTGCCGGCGGACTTCACCTTCAGCGAAGCACCTCACATCGGCGCCAGCCCGGCACGCCGCTGGTGGGATATCGAGGCCAACCCGGGACTGGTGCCCGACCCGCGCCCTGAAGCCCCCAGCAACCATGGCTGGTGGCGCGGCGATGGCGATGAGGTCTCGCTATTTCTGCACGGCTACGAGTCGCAATGGCTGCCCGCCACGCTGCTCGCACCTGCCCAACGCGGTCGGCTTGCCGAGGCGCTCATGGAGGCCGCTCAATTTCAGGCCGTGGAGTTGCATCTCAACAAAGGACTCGCAGGCGCACCACCGGAGGTGAACGAACAAGCGCGTCAGTGCGCCATGAATCCGAGCGTCGCCGACGCCTTCGCCCTGATGATTACGGCTGCAGGCGGCCCGCCGCCGTTTGCGGGTCTGCCGATCGCTCCACCTGACATGGCACAGGCACATCGCAATGCCGAGGGTGTCGCCAAGGCTGCGGCTGTTCTCAAAGCGTTGTCGCCACAAAGCGGCGCCTATATTTCGGAGACCGACTTTTTTCGCGGAGATTGGCGCGAGGCGTTCTGGGGGCCTCATTATGCGCGGCTGAAAGCGATCAAAGACCGCTACGACCCGGCGGGCTTCTTTTTCGTCCATCATGGCGTCGGCAGCGAGGACTGGAGTCCCGACGGCTTCACGCCCGTGCGGTCGTAA
- a CDS encoding alpha/beta fold hydrolase, translating to MPYVTTKDSVDIFYKDWGPKDAQPIVFHHGWPLSADDWDAQMLFFVQKGYRVIAHDRRGHGRSSQVSDGHDMDHYAADAFAVVEALDLRNAVHIGHSTGGGEVARYVAKHGQPAGRVAKAVLVSAVPPLMLKTEANPEGLPLEVFDGFRNALAANRAQFFVDVPSGPFYGFNRPGAAVHQGVIDNWWRQGMMGSALAHYEGIKAFSETDQTGDLKSITVPTLVLHGEDDQIVPIADAALKSIKLLQNGTLKTYPGYAHGMLTINAEILNADLLAFVQA from the coding sequence ATGCCGTATGTCACGACGAAAGACAGTGTCGATATTTTCTACAAAGACTGGGGCCCGAAAGATGCCCAGCCTATCGTGTTCCACCACGGCTGGCCGTTGTCTGCCGATGACTGGGATGCACAGATGCTCTTCTTCGTTCAGAAGGGTTATCGGGTCATCGCGCACGACCGGCGCGGCCATGGTCGTTCGTCGCAGGTCTCCGACGGGCACGACATGGATCACTACGCCGCGGACGCCTTCGCGGTCGTTGAAGCGCTCGATCTGCGCAATGCCGTGCATATCGGCCATTCAACAGGCGGCGGCGAGGTGGCGCGTTACGTGGCGAAGCATGGGCAACCGGCAGGACGGGTCGCCAAGGCGGTGCTGGTGAGCGCCGTGCCTCCGCTGATGCTCAAGACCGAAGCGAATCCCGAAGGTCTTCCGCTCGAGGTGTTCGATGGCTTCCGCAATGCGCTTGCCGCCAACCGCGCCCAGTTTTTCGTCGACGTGCCGAGCGGTCCTTTCTACGGTTTTAACCGTCCCGGTGCGGCCGTCCATCAGGGCGTGATCGATAACTGGTGGCGACAGGGCATGATGGGTAGCGCGCTGGCGCACTACGAAGGCATCAAGGCCTTCTCCGAGACCGACCAGACCGGCGACCTCAAGTCGATTACCGTCCCGACGCTGGTATTACACGGCGAAGACGACCAGATCGTGCCGATCGCCGATGCGGCGTTGAAGTCAATCAAACTGCTTCAGAACGGCACGCTGAAGACCTACCCTGGCTACGCGCACGGCATGTTGACGATCAATGCGGAGATCCTCAACGCGGATCTTCTCGCTTTCGTGCAGGCATAA
- a CDS encoding MFS transporter, translating to MSDHSDSQSVTMSDRPGSQSALRQVAASRLFLGATMAMFLSGLGASAAAPQIVLFLVKELGASLPLAGLYYLTSLAAPVAGYCVGRYSDRTGNRLGLFRMCAVAGFVGWAGLALATSVWMPFIIAIALLAVSGASASQIFAAVHDELIDKPGDANESVVAIIRMALTGGWIVGPVLGAWVAAAYGLRPMLWMTSICMLLQIAPLGTLNPTVKLKPASASEPAHHASLRAMLPLLTFTGLFVLVYTGEPVKYGFLLIYMEEHLKLSPAVRGAVIGIQPFIELLIMPFSIGLGRKLGNVWLMCLAAAMGVFANLCFALWPSAAGMFAGQILMGGVWGVFMVLGILVAQRLLPNAVGTASAIFMSSTALASALGGIAGGFGVAFLGLPNVFLLPALCAGIAVIGLAWMARTESFKVS from the coding sequence ATGTCCGACCACAGCGATAGTCAGTCTGTCACGATGTCTGACCGACCCGGTAGTCAATCTGCATTGCGTCAAGTTGCAGCTTCGAGGCTTTTTCTCGGCGCAACGATGGCGATGTTTCTGTCGGGTCTCGGCGCGTCGGCGGCTGCACCACAGATCGTTCTGTTTTTGGTGAAGGAGCTCGGCGCCTCGCTGCCGTTGGCGGGGTTGTACTACTTGACCAGCCTTGCCGCGCCAGTCGCGGGGTATTGCGTCGGCCGCTATTCCGATCGCACAGGGAATCGCCTCGGTCTTTTTCGCATGTGTGCTGTGGCGGGCTTTGTAGGCTGGGCGGGGCTGGCCCTCGCTACTTCGGTCTGGATGCCCTTCATCATCGCCATTGCTTTGCTGGCCGTTTCCGGTGCTAGCGCCTCGCAAATTTTTGCGGCTGTCCACGACGAACTCATCGACAAGCCCGGCGACGCAAATGAAAGTGTCGTCGCCATCATCCGGATGGCGCTGACCGGCGGATGGATCGTCGGGCCGGTCCTGGGTGCGTGGGTGGCGGCTGCCTATGGCCTGCGCCCCATGCTTTGGATGACCTCCATCTGCATGCTTCTGCAGATCGCACCGCTCGGAACGCTGAACCCCACCGTCAAGCTCAAGCCGGCATCGGCGAGCGAGCCCGCGCATCACGCCAGCCTGCGTGCCATGCTTCCACTGCTGACGTTCACAGGACTCTTCGTGCTGGTCTACACAGGGGAGCCGGTAAAGTACGGATTCCTGCTGATCTACATGGAAGAACACCTCAAGCTAAGTCCTGCCGTACGGGGAGCGGTCATCGGGATACAGCCATTCATCGAGCTGCTCATCATGCCCTTCAGCATCGGACTGGGCCGCAAGCTTGGCAACGTATGGCTGATGTGTCTCGCGGCCGCCATGGGGGTCTTTGCCAATCTTTGCTTTGCGCTCTGGCCGTCCGCAGCGGGCATGTTCGCCGGACAGATCCTCATGGGGGGCGTTTGGGGCGTATTTATGGTGCTGGGCATCCTCGTCGCTCAACGCCTGCTTCCCAATGCGGTGGGGACGGCGTCGGCCATCTTCATGAGCTCGACGGCTCTCGCCTCGGCGTTAGGCGGCATCGCGGGAGGTTTCGGGGTTGCATTCCTGGGCCTTCCCAATGTCTTCCTGCTGCCGGCGCTCTGTGCGGGTATCGCCGTTATCGGACTGGCATGGATGGCACGCACCGAAAGCTTCAAGGTGTCTTGA
- a CDS encoding GNAT family N-acetyltransferase, which produces MTIAFESPDQPDVIALIAQLDAYQDTLYPPESRHVLELASLRQPNVLFAVARDSTGEAIGCGAIVLGPEFGELKRMYVSPRGRGQGVARKLLALLESGAVSSGCKLLKLETGPYQHEALAFYASAGYERQGPFGDYTNDPLSVFMQKHIAA; this is translated from the coding sequence ATGACTATCGCCTTCGAATCCCCCGATCAACCTGACGTGATCGCCCTCATTGCTCAGCTGGACGCTTACCAGGACACCCTGTACCCGCCAGAGAGCAGGCACGTCCTTGAGCTGGCGTCGTTGAGGCAACCCAATGTCCTGTTTGCCGTTGCGAGGGATAGCACGGGTGAGGCCATCGGCTGTGGGGCGATAGTCCTCGGTCCTGAATTTGGCGAACTCAAACGCATGTACGTCAGTCCTCGCGGCCGAGGGCAAGGCGTGGCCAGGAAACTCCTGGCTCTGCTCGAGTCTGGGGCCGTAAGCTCTGGCTGCAAGTTGCTCAAGCTCGAAACCGGACCGTACCAACATGAGGCGCTGGCTTTCTATGCGTCGGCCGGTTACGAGCGCCAGGGACCGTTCGGCGATTACACGAACGACCCGCTGAGTGTGTTCATGCAGAAACACATCGCAGCCTGA
- the gcvA gene encoding transcriptional regulator GcvA — MPRRLPPLNALRVFEAAARVESFSAAADELCVTHGAVSRQVGQLEAWLGHDLFERRGRRVVLTAPGRAYLSEISAALDRIALATNEQLRVTRQQIIRVNAPTTFALRWLLPQLSSFQLTNPAVEVRLTTSDEPIERLRDECDVAIRGSEQKPAGYVVNEFLSEVRLPVCSPKVLESHPIHHVSDLAHHTLLHTATYPGLWAEWLAACGNPRLAARNSQQLDHFYLTLQAAIDGLGIAMGPTALVALDVEEGRLVFPFDGPALPAWRYCSYVHSARLGDPAINTFLTWLRELGHRFSRNAW; from the coding sequence ATGCCACGTCGTCTGCCACCGTTGAACGCGCTGCGTGTGTTTGAAGCTGCCGCCAGGGTCGAGAGCTTTTCAGCCGCAGCCGATGAGCTTTGCGTCACGCACGGGGCCGTGAGCCGGCAGGTGGGACAACTGGAAGCCTGGCTTGGACACGATCTGTTTGAACGCCGCGGCCGAAGGGTCGTACTGACCGCGCCGGGGCGCGCTTACTTGTCGGAGATATCGGCGGCGCTCGACCGCATCGCGTTGGCGACCAATGAACAGCTTCGGGTCACGCGACAGCAGATCATCCGGGTCAATGCGCCGACCACTTTCGCGTTGCGATGGCTATTGCCGCAGCTTTCCAGCTTTCAGCTGACCAATCCGGCGGTGGAAGTGCGACTGACTACTTCGGATGAACCGATCGAAAGGCTACGCGACGAATGCGATGTGGCGATTCGTGGCAGCGAGCAGAAGCCGGCAGGCTACGTGGTCAACGAATTTCTGTCGGAAGTCCGACTGCCGGTGTGCTCGCCCAAGGTGTTGGAGTCTCATCCGATACACCATGTTTCGGACCTGGCGCATCACACCCTGCTGCACACGGCGACCTATCCCGGCCTTTGGGCCGAATGGCTTGCGGCGTGCGGCAATCCTCGGCTTGCCGCACGCAATTCCCAGCAACTGGACCACTTTTATTTGACCTTGCAGGCCGCCATTGATGGCTTGGGTATTGCGATGGGCCCGACCGCGCTTGTAGCGCTAGACGTCGAGGAGGGGCGTCTCGTGTTTCCGTTCGACGGGCCGGCCCTGCCGGCATGGCGCTACTGCAGCTACGTCCACAGTGCACGCCTTGGGGATCCCGCCATCAATACCTTTCTGACGTGGTTGCGCGAACTGGGGCATCGTTTCTCACGCAATGCTTGGTGA
- a CDS encoding adenylosuccinate synthase, with translation MSNVVVVGAQWGDEGKGRIVDWLAEKADIVVRYNGGHNAGHTLVVNGQTYKLALLPSGIVRGKLGLIGNGVALDPEALLAEIDRMAALGIRVTPEVLQIAETATLVLPIHRAIDAEQERLRAKPIGTTLRGIGPAYEDKVGRRGLRVSDLAEPELLAQKLDGLLEHHNAWFRGLGLEPFQRDRMLSDLLAMAPRILPFMGRVWEQLDNAHSSGKRTVFEGSQAVMLDVDWGSYPYVTSSTTVAAGAASGTGIAPSRIGQVLGVSKVYATRVGEGPFTSEVDGKLGDVLRQRGGEYGVNTGRPRRCGWLDTVQLRQSSKVAGINLLALTKLDVLDGFDSVYLCVGYELDGKRIDYMPSTNTAQQRLQPVLKRFDGWDGSTRGIRSYDDLPRQAAALIEAIQQEVGIPVSMVTTGAERDDAIVVRSPFEETDGIAV, from the coding sequence ATGTCGAATGTTGTTGTGGTTGGCGCGCAGTGGGGCGATGAGGGAAAAGGCCGGATTGTGGATTGGCTTGCCGAGAAAGCGGACATCGTTGTCCGCTACAACGGTGGCCACAACGCCGGCCATACGCTTGTCGTGAATGGTCAGACCTACAAACTGGCGCTGCTTCCCAGCGGGATCGTGCGCGGAAAGCTTGGTCTGATCGGCAACGGCGTCGCCCTTGACCCCGAAGCGCTGCTTGCAGAGATTGACCGCATGGCCGCGCTGGGCATCCGCGTAACGCCAGAGGTGCTGCAGATCGCCGAGACGGCCACGCTTGTTCTGCCGATCCATCGCGCGATCGATGCCGAGCAGGAACGCCTGCGCGCCAAGCCGATCGGCACTACGCTACGCGGTATCGGTCCGGCATACGAAGACAAGGTTGGGCGCCGAGGATTACGCGTCAGCGACCTTGCTGAACCGGAACTGCTCGCTCAAAAGCTCGATGGACTGCTTGAGCACCATAACGCGTGGTTTCGCGGCCTCGGTCTGGAACCTTTCCAGCGAGACCGGATGTTGAGCGACCTGCTTGCCATGGCACCAAGAATCCTGCCGTTCATGGGACGCGTCTGGGAACAGCTCGACAACGCCCATTCATCGGGCAAGCGCACGGTATTCGAAGGCTCGCAAGCCGTGATGCTTGACGTGGATTGGGGTAGCTATCCCTATGTGACGTCGTCGACCACCGTCGCCGCTGGCGCTGCCAGTGGCACCGGCATCGCCCCTTCGCGCATTGGGCAGGTACTTGGCGTCAGCAAGGTCTATGCAACGCGTGTTGGCGAAGGCCCTTTCACGTCCGAAGTGGATGGAAAACTCGGTGACGTGCTCAGGCAGCGCGGTGGCGAGTATGGAGTCAATACCGGCCGTCCGCGTCGCTGCGGTTGGCTGGACACGGTGCAACTGCGGCAGAGCAGCAAGGTCGCCGGTATCAACCTCCTGGCGCTGACGAAGCTGGATGTTCTCGACGGTTTCGATTCGGTCTACCTGTGCGTAGGCTATGAGCTTGATGGGAAGCGCATCGACTACATGCCGTCCACCAACACCGCGCAGCAACGCCTGCAGCCGGTTCTCAAGCGCTTTGATGGTTGGGACGGTTCGACCCGGGGCATCCGGTCTTATGACGACCTGCCCCGCCAGGCCGCAGCGCTGATCGAAGCGATTCAGCAGGAAGTCGGCATTCCGGTGTCAATGGTTACCACTGGCGCTGAACGTGATGACGCGATTGTCGTGCGATCTCCATTCGAGGAAACTGACGGCATAGCAGTTTGA